ATCGAGCCAGTCACGTTGAACTGCGCGTCTTCGGTCAGCACCAGCGTAGCGTTGTACTGAGTCACCGTGCCATCGTCATTGCTGCCATTCACGATGCCAATGTAGGTTTTGTTCACCGGCGCATAGAGCGAACCTGTAAATGTTCCATGATCGCTCGAGCAGTTCGAGCTATACGATCCCGTCATCGTCGTCCCGTTATTGCTGACGTTGCCCTTCAAGTCGTAGAAGATCCCGGTGTTCACTTGCAGCCTGAAGTTGAACGAGCCATTCACATTCGATCCCGTCGGCTGCACCGGAGCCCATCCGCTGGGCGAGCAGGTGCTGTCGCTGAGCGCTTCGTAGTTCTGATACCAGGCGCCGGCCACGTAACCCGCATAGAACGGCGAGTTCAGGTTCCCGTGGGCATCCTGGACGATGTTCACCGCCGCGGTTGTGATTGTCGCGCCGCCAGTGAACGTAAACGCCCACTTGCCTTGCGCGCTGGCCTGTGGATTGTTCGCTTGGGCGATGCTCGCGAACAGGAACATAAACGCTGCTGCTGCAATAATCTTTTTCACGTAATTCTCCTGGGATTTTCGTAAAAGTCTCGGGGTCTTAAGGAGCCGTTCGCATCGACCCGATTGCCGCCGCGCGTCGTCTCCCCCGGTGATTTCGGCGGGTGCGTGTCCTTGAAGCTGCGATGAACCGCTCTCCATGCTTCTTTTATGCGGTAGGCGGGCGAATACCGGAATGGAACACCCGGTGCTATTTCTCACCTGCTCGTTCCATCGCTTTCTTGGGGCTTTAGTTTGGGGCGGAACTGGTACTAACAGGCAGCGGAGCGGACGCGTCTCACTTCGCTGTCTATCTATTCTGCACTCTATTCTGCACTGAATTACAGCGCTAGAATCCGTTGCGCTTTCGTCGGCCTAACCTCTCGAAATTGACTCTCCACATGGGGGCAGCCCGATTACTGTTGAGAAATTCTTTTACCACTCTGCCTATCTCAAAGTGAGACGGTGCTCGGAAACATCGCGGCGAGCGGTTAGATTCGATTTACAAAAAGCTCTCGGCTGGACGCATACCTGGAGCGCGTAAATCCGATGGACGCTGGCTTATTCCGCCGGAATTCATATCCGCATCACCCCCAAAGAGCGGAGTTCAGTCGTGACTTCTCACCTCGGTGGTTACCTGGAGCCAAGTACGAGGCGAGAAGAAGAAGTGCTCTGGACGCTCTGGCGATCAAATCATGTGTGGGCGGCGAAACCTTTGGGGAGAGGGTCATGTCATAAACAACGCCACAACTGGTGCCCAGGCTCTTCCTGTTGACGCGCAACCTACTGAAAATATGGTGGACGTGACCGGGATCGAACCGGTGACCCCCTGCTTGCAAAGCAGGTGCTCTCCCAGCTGAGCTACACGCCCACTAAGGGTTCATTCTAAGTTTAGATTACTCCCCGAGTGACCGCTACTCTAATCCCGCATCTTTGCTCGCACGGCAATACTGGAATCGCCCATTTATCGCGACTAAGATACCGATGTGTCAGATAACTCGGTGGCTGTGTCGAGCCTGGAGCCTGCAGCTTACTGATCTGAGGCTATACCGGGAGAGAAACTATGAGGCTATCACCGAATCTTCGCTGCTTCTTCAACTTCGCCTCCTCACCACAGAGCATCATTTTGCTGCTGTTTTACGCGTTCTCGCCGTCAGCGGCCGCGCAATCGTGTGGCTCTCAGGGCGTCGCCGTTCAAGTGCTCGGCTCCGGAGGGCCGGAACTGCAAGACAGGCGCGCCTCAAGCAGCTATCTCCTGTGGGAAGACGGCCAAGCAAAAGCAGTAATCGACGCGGGCGGAGGAAGCGCGCTGCGATTTGGCGAAAGCGGCGCACAGATGTCGCAGCCCGATGTGCTCTTGTTCAGCCATCTGCACGTTGATCACAGCGCCGACTTCGCCGCGCTGATCAAATCGTCCTGGTTTGAAGATCGAAATCGTCCTCTACCAATTTACGGTCCGCCGGGGAACGACTTCATGCCCGCGACCACTGAATTTGTCTACGATTTGTTCGGGGACAAGGGAGCTTACGGCTATCTCAGTGAGCTGCTTGTTCCAAAAGAACAAGGAAGCTACAAAATGCAGCCCCACAACGTGACCGCAAGTTCGACGCCCGTCCCGGTATTCCACAACGAAAGCTTCGCCGTTTCTGCAGTGCGAGTCATACATGGAGGCGTGCCCGCCCTCGCG
The DNA window shown above is from Terriglobales bacterium and carries:
- a CDS encoding MBL fold metallo-hydrolase; translated protein: MRLSPNLRCFFNFASSPQSIILLLFYAFSPSAAAQSCGSQGVAVQVLGSGGPELQDRRASSSYLLWEDGQAKAVIDAGGGSALRFGESGAQMSQPDVLLFSHLHVDHSADFAALIKSSWFEDRNRPLPIYGPPGNDFMPATTEFVYDLFGDKGAYGYLSELLVPKEQGSYKMQPHNVTASSTPVPVFHNESFAVSAVRVIHGGVPALAWKIETRGKVIVFSGDTNGEGEGLTRLAMNADLFIAHNAVPEGATGIERQLHMPPSVIGQIADSAHVKSLVLSHRMLRTLGKEAETEAEIRKRYSGPLTFANDLDCFPLK